From the genome of Dermochelys coriacea isolate rDerCor1 chromosome 1, rDerCor1.pri.v4, whole genome shotgun sequence:
CGCTGCTCTGAAACAAAAAGGTGGTTGTAGGGTCTCGGGCGGGCCCTGAACCTCTGCCGGCCTGAGGCCGGGCCTGACAacaggggagggatggaggaggagggccTGTTCCCTTCCTTCCCGCGGGGGCCTTGGCCGCTGGCCAAGACTGGATACGGGGCTCGAGGGCCCTTTGCTCTGAGCCCGTCCGGCCCGTCTTCGTTCCCTCCGGGGCTTACAACCCAAGCAACCAACTGTATTGCGcccgctcctcccctctcccggTGCCGCTAGAGGGTGGGCTCTCCAGGGGCCGGGAAGAGGGATGCGGGCTGTGCACCTACCGCCCGCTGGCTCCCTGCCCCGTGGGCGGCAGCGAAGGGGGGAGGCGGGGACCCCCGCTCCCCGGCTTGGCCTCTGCGGCCCGCCCGCCGCGTTGCACAGCCTCGGCCCCGGCGGCCGCCGCGGTTGCGCTCCCCGCAGCGGGGACTGGGCGGCGCTGGCGGGTCCCTCCCccggcgcgcgcgcgcgcgcgcgcgcacacacacacacacacacacacgcgcgcacagggagagaggcaggcTCTGGCAGTGGCACTCGCAGCGCAGCAGCGGCCGCCGCCACCAGGCATGGCCCAGGGCTCTGCCTCgccatggcagcagcagcagcgcgaCACAGCACCCTGGATTTCCTGCTCAGCGCCCCAGGTCAGCGCCCCCGCCGCCCCCTTGCTagcgcagcccctcccccccccctcgccgTCCCCGCCTCTGCCCAGGGAGACAGCGGGCGAGGGGGGAGCCGGGCCCGGCCCGCTCCTTGCTGCAGGCCCTCCTGCGGCTCCAGCCGCCGCCACGCTCTGCCCATCCGGCCCCGGCCACACGCGAGCGCTTCCCTCCCCAAATCCTTGCGCTCCTTCCTCCCGgatccccccgcaccccactccTTCCAGGCACGCAGCGGACTCCCCCCGCAGGCATCCGCCTGCTCTGAGCTCCCCGCCTGCAAGTCTCCTgtgggcccccctccccccatggttTAGGTTACCCCCGGCGGTAACCCCCGTCAGGCGTGCAGCTCTCCCTGTCCTTTATGTGCGCAGCTGCCCTCCCCCTTCAGGCACGCAGGgtccccctgccctgtgcctccCCGTTCGTGCGCAGCTCCCCCGTCTCGCCCCAGGCATGCAGAGGCGTCCGCCGCTCCGGGCGCGCAGTCCCCTCGTGACCCGCCATGCCACCCCTTTGCTGTCCCTCTCTGCGCAATCCGTCTCCGCGATCCCTAGGAAAAAAACACAAAGTCCGCTCGGCAGCGGCGGCCAGCCTCGCCACGCACCTAGTGCCGCGCTCCTTCGCCAGCCTGGCGTGTTTAATGCAAATTAGCGGATCGTccctgaaaagtgtgtgtgtgtgtggggggggggaggatgttgCTGCTGTTAAGCATTTCTTTGCCGCGTGCATGACCTTTTTCTGTCCCTTGGTTGGGTGACTTTCTCTCGGcgaggttatttttatttttctgccatTGTCCTGGTGGGAAATGGGATCCGGCCGAGGTAATGCTTGGCCTAGTGTGGAAATAAAGCGAGGCAAAATGAGGTATTTTTGTTTGGGAGGGTTGGAGGGAAATACAACAATCCGATCTGGAGAAACGAAACGAGGAAGTGCCCATATTCGGAGACCTGGTTTGGAAATGTGCATTGTTGGTCTCTTGCAAATGACGGGGGTAGCTAAACTAGAAAAGACTCAagttttgcttttcattgtttATCCCTTTGTTATGGGAAGGGAGTTGGTGGGGGTGTGCATGCATGGCTTACGTGCTGGGATTTAGCATGATGACTTCAATCTGTGGGGTGGATTTATGCATGTACTTGTCCTTTGAACCATaggaactggaaccataaacccactgaacattaaatcttgtcaaatgagggtcaatccattctcatcatcgtatccactcattatacccCACACCTGACCATAGCCATTATgtgaacaacataccctcatagcgcagtgtctgtactttgacccgttaaccttttacccccaattggggattttgcagattatgtattccttacgccatctGATCTTAAACTGAATCTTGCACCCCTTGATAAACTactttattccctgataaccagaaacttctatacttaaactctgtaccgttcactttttttaaacatcatcttaatacattttttaaatctgtccttACTAAAAActagatatttttgttaaaaacttCCTATCCTTATTAGGCTTTCTGAGGTTGCTTTAGGGAGGAGACATTACTGTAAAATGCGAGGTcctgaaaatctgaccttttgGCATTTCATTACGTAGTCTTATTATGACTTGACAGTGAAATgctaaaagtagcatttttctcttatttaaaaTGGGGTAACAGGAAATaacctgctgatttttttttttttctgggtcaACACAAAGTAGAGGTAGACACATTCAACATGATTTATTATCGTTTTATAAGCTATTCCTGAATTTATCAGATGAGGGTGTGCAGAATTCCTGGCAGTAATTAGTGATAACAGTGAGCTGGGGATCAGATTTTTAACTACTGACTTCAGTCACGGACTGGTCAGTAGAAGGATGGGGAGGCAGGTTTGAGCCAAAATTCAATGAAAGTATTCACTTTATTTGGTAAGTTAGGTGGGTGATGCATTTCACTTTTGGAGAGTGCTGTAGTGAACTTTGAGTGCCAATCAAAGTCTGTAGATTTAAATTGATAGCTTTGTAAGGAGGCAAGTAAACACTGGATTATCTTGCTATTTATTAATTACTctgacaatatttattttaaatttttttttttagttgttatAGAATGCACCCTTTTTTACTCTTGTGGGAATTCTGCGTCACTGTGCAGGCACATAATTTATATCCCCTGcagttttctttgcttccccacagaaaaatgactttctgacggggaagcaaacggaagccacaagagcggtcatgcgaccctccccagaAGTATGTTTTGGGCAGCTGTCAAAGaagtaggggtggggtggggggactgggGAATACCTGGCTGGTTGCTCCTATGCTGCGTTGGGCTCAGCTGCTaatcccggctgggctggggaggactgGACTTcgtcttcccctgcatggcatccagggCCGGGtaagacccacccccagatttctcccccagctgcaggaagctctgcacactTACCTCTGCTCCCTGCTTCCTGCATCCATTGCTCCTCAGCTACAGGAGGAGGGATCCATGTATAGGGAGCTGCTCCctcatccacccaacccccatgcatccagatcccctcatacccagaccctcctgctgagcctcaccccctgACTTGGAAACCCCCCCCCAATGAGCCCcgctccccctgcacctggatcaccccaatgagccacccacacccagattccCACTTCACCAAGCCCCAACCAGTTGCACCTGGATCCCCGCTGCAATGagccccacatccagaccccccgCCGAGCTCTACAGACCCCCAACAACATTCagctggacccccctgcagagtacCCTTACAGTTGCCCCcagaaccctccccaccccccaataagCTCCTGTGCATCCAGGTCCCTTCTACACCCTGATCCttgagccacccgcacccagattgccccacacctggatccccccacacttaTCCTCTCCACACTTAGATCCTGCCTGCCTGCcggcacctggcatggaggggcagggctctggcgtgtttctggggcaggcctggtccttgaGCTGTGTGTggattgggtgcagcctcactgctgagtctgtgtcctgggtgcggggggggggagctgcacagtgatctcccacctctgtgcagccagtgtcctgtgctccccaatgccatgctggagcctctacaTTTATATGACAAATaagatttgcagaattttaaaatattgtgcacggAGTTCTTATTTTTTTTGGCCTCAGAATGCCCCCAGCAGTACTTTTTCCAGGCTGTTTTGGTTGGGGACAGGCATTCCCCCCGTTAAACAAATCCTTTTTGGGAATTCTGTTTCAGTGAAGATATCATGGATTCTAGAAGCTTCATTGCAATCCATAGCATTTTTGACAGTGCAGAatggtatatttttttttttttagtgaaccAGCAAGAACCAAAAAGATATCACAGAAGGGAAAATAATTGTAAAAGTTTTTGTACTTtcctatttctccctcccccctttagTTAATGGAGGCAGTGTTTTCAGGTGTTACATCTGCCTTACTGTGTCTTTAAAATCCTACTTTCCTATTGTTTTTACAACACTTTTCTCTTTCCAGTTAGTGTGTGAAGTACTTACCTTAACAACAAAAGGGGAAGTTGACTAAACAGGGAAGTGTTGTCCAATACATAAGTGAATGATGAAAACTACTTTGTTTGTTCCTGTAACAACAGTAGGTGAACAGTCTTTGGAGAGGAGTGAGTCTCTCTTCTGCAGATGACAGTATCCTCAACTCAAGTTGTAGGGTTTTTTATATTGAATTTCACCTCTTATATAGTTGTggctcaaaacaaaatgttggtaTGATTTCTGTAGTGAAATGAGTACATATCATCCATAGAAATAAGTTTTGGATATAAAGGCTGAATCAAAGGTTATTAACTAGCTTGGTTTTGTATCTCCTATATGGGCAATACCATTTTTTGAACAGAAAAATAACAGCTGCACCTTGCAGTGTGATGGTCAaaatttttttgagggggggggggaagaggtactGTATTAGCCTCTTCATTCCCTTTGAGATTTTAGAATTTCCTCTTCCTGTTCTTTTAAggggtttttatttttcttcttgctgGGTGAAAGACTCACAGAAAAGGGAGTAAGTGTCTGTGCGAGAGGAAGAGTGAAACTAACCCAACGTAGTCAAATTATCACAGTAAACAAAAGGAACTTTACCTTGTACTCTTTTGGTTATTGTAATAATGTTAGTGGTTTTTAATTAGATGTGTTGTGTGGATTTTTAAATTGATATCCCTTTAATGCTTCCTCCTGTTAGATATTCGCATTAGATATTTTAGAAATTACATGACATTTCTTGCCTCTAAAGCAGGGGCTCCCAAACTTagtttgcggcttgttcagggtaagcccctggtgggccgcaagacCCTTTGTTTATCTGAGCGTCCACAGGTAcggctgctcgcagctcccagtggccgcagtttgccatttTAAACACGTTCTTGAGGAAAAACCTGCATGAAACATTCATTCTTTTTTTATCAACTCTAGTTACAAGTGGCAGTCAAGAAGAAGCAAATAtcttctattaaatttgttaagCTTGTGGAGTGGGGTGGAACTTCATTCAAGCACACAACCAGGAAAATGTTTCTTGGGGCAACCATGTGCAGTTCACCATGcacacaattattttataaatttataCTAATTAATTTTCAAGCATACTGAGAGAggtgtgttttgtttgtgtttggtcAGTCAGTGAATTTCAGGCACTTAAAGGAAGTAAGATGCATTCTCTTCCTCATGCATTGGGATTTGTAAGTAACGTCCCAGGCATGCGTACATCAATATGCAAATGTTGGTACTGGAGAACTTGAAATACTTGAGACTTGAAATGTTCAATTTGTAGGCTTTCCTTACCGTTTGCTGTTTGGTCTCTTGCAGTAGGAGTTCATTAAATATCTCACTTTTTCCCACAGCAAGATGTCAATTGGACCAAACACAAACACCATCCTTATAGTCCTAAATGGGGAAATGCTCATTATAAGGCTAGATGTGTAAAGCATAAAAGGATAATGTCACTCACTGGGTTAACCCAAAATGTGACCTATCTTTTCCTTAACTGTTTGCAAAGTCTGTACAAAGTTCTCTCTGTAGTTAAAAAGGCAGCCAAGTAAGAACTGGGAACCCTATAATcacgtgcgtgcgtgcgcgcgcgcacacacactacTTTTGGGGTGGTGGAGAAATGATAAAAACATTGATACTTCAGTTTTAAAGTGTTAGTGGTCTTATTAATGCTAAGCAAGCAGAAAAGgagaaatgattttaaaatacccGCGGTTATGATTGGAAGCCCATAAGCAGTACTTGCTATTCAGTTGGTTCTGCAACATCAGTTAGCCACTGTTCCCAGAGCATTACTGGCATTATGAAGCTGTTGTACAAACAATAATGGTTAGCTGTAATAGGATGCTATGTAAGTTGAAGTCCCTTTTTTAAATGGTATATTTCAGCTTCACTCAAATcgtaagaaaaacattttttttcttttacaaaccACACTCTGTGGGATACTTTTTTAAAAGAGACACTGTTAGtctaaaactaattttaaataaaaaccaaatttGCCCAATAGTTCTGTCTACTGTAAAAataattgatgatgatgatgatgatgatgatgataatctcTTGTGTTTGTATGTAAAGATCCTATTTCTGCTAGTATGGTAACAATGTACTACTTGGTGATTAGTCCCTCCATAGCCAAGCTAATGATTCAAATGTATCTGGCGGCAGACAAACAGAACTTCTTTGAGGAAGACACTTGATCTGAAAGGTTCTGAGACTGGTTATTTCCTTAAAGTACTATCACTAAttagaaattaaaatacaatCTCCAGTCTTAAAACTCAGGATGATTTGTGTTTATTCCCTCCATCTGGGTTTATTCgtctttcctcttccccaccccaagaCTACATCTGCAGAGCACCAGTGGTGGAACTGCGAGTGTAGACAGCTGGTCATTGGCATTTTAACCACCATGTTGCGTATTCCTGCTCTGAGGAGTTTTGGATGACACACAGCGGACAAAGGGCTAATGGGTGCCAAGGTCTAAGTATTCTACTGCTAGGAGTGACAGAGCTGAACCACTGGAAGATCTTTGCCAAAACAGCCTAGTGTACATACAGCTGAAGTGACTTTGGAACTGCTGATGTTTTTCCATGGCATCTGCAGTCTGTGTTAGGACTGTTGAGAAGATGTTACAATCTACGGTCACTTGCATGGAGTGCTGCCTGCCTATTGATGCATAAGTACTGCTCGCTTACAAAAAgttagagggggagggggggatgagaAGGATGCACTGTTGCAGCTTGCCTAGGTTCAGTCATCCCAGTGTAAACTACAGTAGTGTAATTctctggtgtagatgcagctagagAGAAACTGAGTTGTATTCAGTTTCGCTCATTGCAAGGCTAACTTCCTGTGGTGTAGTAGAGCTGGAGTGAATTCTCCTAGAGCCTTGGGAGCCAATGTTTTAGTCTGCTGTTTCCATACTCTCCTCCAGGATTGCCCTTCCAAGGAGTTGCTGAAAGTATGTATGAAACTTGATTTCAGATTACAGGCACTCTGTTTTTGTCttgacttgtttttgttttctaactatgagtatgtttacactgcaactcCTCTCTCCCCATCAAGCAGCCAGTCTCAGAGATTGGATCAACTGCTTTCGGCTTGCActatggagctaaaaatagcagtgtagacattcttgTCCTATAATGCTATCCCAAATCAGTTGActggggctctgagactcgcttgctctgatttttttttttttttttttttttgcagtgtagatgtactctacGAGCTCTGCAAACTCATCCTGAGTTCTTAGAGTGAAGCTCTGATTCTTTCTTGGTGTACCCAGGACTGGGGTCACCTTGTTATTTTCCTGCCACGGtgagagagacttgctggtgcTAAACTGGGTGTCGGCTCCCGTCACACCAATCTGTTAGCCACTCAAACAGCCTCCTCTAATCCTTCACTTTGCCAGGTTAATTTTAGGTGCATGCCAGCTTCCAAGCCCACTTGAACAGTGGTcccctgtcactggacactcacagaaattgcCAAGTTTGCAGTCTCCAAAGAGACATTGTACACACCAGCCTGTTTGGTTCAGTTGAggtttcacattttatttaatattactgAGATGAGTTTATAATAAAACCAAGAATAAGCTTATTAACGAGCACAGCTTCGAGTGATGCTGAGTAAGGATAGTGGAAACGgaattggttacaaataaaacaaaagtataataTGCTCCTAAGAGAGTAAACAACTTTAGCAGGCTATAATCATTTGACTCAAACAGTTTCTCACCCTCAGAATTGTTCTGAAAAGTTTGCTGACTTTTCAATTAAATCAGGAttcagacttcttttttttttatgaatcacCTCCCTCCATGAAGGGTGTTCAGCAGTGAAATGGATAACGAGATGTCTTTCTCCTTATATTTCCCAAGTTTATTGTCTTAGTTTCCAGAATCAGAATGACACCCTGGGGTTCATATTCCCCCCTGTTGGTTTTCACATCCCTCCGTCAACCtgtttttcctgttgacttcatatGCAAATGGCACTTCCTTTGTGGTGTTCCACAATGCTTAATTTGCATTAGAGGCAACTATCCTCTTTCCAGTCTGGAATAAAACCTCTCTTTTAAGCATAATATCGGTGAGTATCGATAATTCCCCATAGAGTGATTTCACAGTGATATCAGTGACCAATATGTCACTGGCTTTCATTTAATCTCACCCAACATCTTGGTCACCCTGAACAGTAAAGAGTTCTGTCACCCCTGAAGGTGTGAAACCAGACCCTTTACCACCCAGAGTCTTCCCCGCACCCAGTGGAGTTCTGCCTCCCAGCTGTTTCCTACTTGTACTCGTGACTTACTGCTCCTAGCAGATCTTGGGCTACAGTACTTCCTATCTGTGCTTCAGTGTCCCCGCTCTCAGTGGAGCTCTGGTCTACAGCATCTCCTAGCTATATCAGAGTCTTGCCCCTCCCAGCAGTCTTCCTGCTCTTAGCAGAATACTGGCCAATAGCATTTCCTGGCTTTATCCGTGTCCCACGACTCCCAGCAGATTCTGTGCCAACAACACCTCTTAGCTGTGCCACAGACACACTCAGCACTGACTCGATTTCCACCCTCGACACTGTGTCTGATTATGGCAAGCAAATACCTGAGCCTTTGCATCATTGCAGAAAATGACACATCAAGGATACCAGTTTCCCACAGTCAAAATCAGACTATTTTTGGTGTCCATAATGATTCAGGCTACAGGCATCACACCCCTATCTGTTTTCCTGCTAGCCTGTAATTGGGCATATAGCCTTATGTTCTTCCTTTTGGGTCCCATGGGCAGGACTTGATTCTCTTCTCAGGTTCATGCTGCTTGCGTTTGTCTCGATTGGTGCTCCAGCTCTGCCTCCTCACCGACACTTGGCCTCCAACTCCATGCGTTTCTCCTTCACGAACATCCTTTCCCACTCCAGACTCCACACCTTTGGGTCTCTCACTATCACCACTGCTGCTGCTAGATCATATGGGGAATGGTCTGCTTAGTCTCTTGCGTGTGCTGTAGGAGAAAAAGGGACTTCTTTTGGCCACTAGTTTGGAGTAGGTGCCCCATCCTGCCTCATTGCACATGAGTGCAGCATGGCCACCAGCTTCAGTTTCTTCTGGTCAGCAGCTGACAGACCTAGCTGTGCACACAGCTTTTCTGATGGCTTCTTAGTGAGTTTTTATCACACACTTCTTTGCTCAACCTGCCTCTTCTGCtgcttttattcttttcttttgttttattccctttactttaaataaacaggaacaaatatgaattCTAACCTTGTACTTTGCTTCCTCACTTTTGAATCTGTTATGGTCTGCTTAGCAAGTGTTTGGCGTGTGAACCTCAGGTCGCTGATATAGGCGTGCAACTCCTGAAGCGACTACGCCGTGATGTTTTCTTGAGGCATCTAAAACTGTAGGTTGCAGTGTAACCCCTCTGCCTCAGTGTGAAAGAGAGATGCTGGTGCTAAAATCAGCAGCCATGCTATGCTccttatttacacctgtgtaaccccCTTGTGTACAATTGGGTTGTACCAACGTAGTGGGGTGGCAAACGGAATGACATTCATTCTGTTCAAAGTTCAAAAAGGATTAGAATCCAGCTCCCCTTCTTTGCCGTGTTGGCATTGCAGTGTAAAGAATACTAGAAATCAAtacaaacttattttattttaaatcaaatgtaACCCTGAATAGACACGTGGTAGATATGCTGAATGAGGTGCCTTTTTACATGTtacattctgaaaagtgactactGCTTTAAGCAGAGTGGATACAAATCAGTTAACAGATCttgtatttaaatacatttttcttaaacctgtcaaattaaatttgaaattatgacagcTTACATTAATGCCTACATTTAGTATAatctttttaatcatttaaataaatatgcatTTGATGTTAAGGAGGGGAAAAGCACTTCCAATTTCTGTTGGGCAGAAAATCTTTTGCCTTACTTTTGGTTGAAGATTAGCTAGCAGGcgcagagaatattttttttaatttgggttagttcattcaaagttgaatGTTGATAGGAAAAAAATAAGCTTTCCTGCTTCTTCCAACTCCTAAtcagtctatgaataaaaaacaggtgggggaggaggagagcaagTAATTGGAAAAATGTGAAGGACATGGGGGGCTaacttttttcagatatttacatACCTAAAGCTGCACATAGGCACCTATTTGTACATTTagaatatctttgaaaatctgggatatggtgaccagaaacaatcagttcaattctcAAACGATTACATAAAATCAGTAGTTACATACAATCAGTCTAAATGCAAAACACATTTGATACGTTTCTTAACGCATCCAGCACacttaaggtagttttatttaactttgtgtatttaattaaattccaaaTGTCCATTCAAATGCAACTTGACACAAttatcaagttaaaaaaaaatcatgtagtaAATAGAAGATGTTGTATGATGCGTTGTGACACTCCTCAGGATTGTGAGGCATCTCACCGCTACCCGTCCTTGGTGTGAAAgggtcttgtctgtgcctgctgtggatcagcagcctctggcagcacaagaACCATCTTCCCAGCTTCTGCAGTCCTTGTTCTCTCTATACAGGTAgtgataggcacacaccaacGCCCGAGTCCTTGGAGTGatctctgcagtgtccagtcccatATCCACTAGATACTCTACACAGTTACCAGATCTGCTGTTCACAAAGGAATGGCATATGCCAGGTTGTTAGTTTCAGCTCAGGATCGGCATTTTGCTTAACATCACAGTTAGATATCTACATATAGTGAAAACGAGAAtaaatttattatcaaagattcaagtAA
Proteins encoded in this window:
- the LOC122458000 gene encoding translation initiation factor IF-2-like isoform X5 — encoded protein: MARQSPGPCLVAAAAAALRVPLPEPASLPVRACVCVCVCARARARAPGEGPASAAQSPLRGAQPRRPPGPRLCNAAGGPQRPSRGAGVPASPLRCRPRGREPAGGPVLEEKDLEKAGSQKAHLYHRPHCCDAQCAKRPRVEQLTESMKHQVTWIRIDT
- the LOC122458000 gene encoding uncharacterized protein LOC122458000 isoform X3, which translates into the protein MPGGGGRCCAASATARACLSPCARVCVCVCVCARARARAGGGTRQRRPVPAAGSATAAAAGAEAVQRGGRAAEAKPGSGGPRLPPSLPPTGQGASGRACFGREGFGKGRISEGILGGIEGMEPNKSGSGASGTRTKTNRKPGTQEPQDDMPQRRSQEKWITDSDHVYPANYG
- the LOC122458000 gene encoding uncharacterized protein LOC122458000 isoform X2 is translated as MPGGGGRCCAASATARACLSPCARVCVCVCVCARARARAGGGTRQRRPVPAAGSATAAAAGAEAVQRGGRAAEAKPGSGGPRLPPSLPPTGQGASGRACFGREGFGKGRISEGMEPNKSGSGASGTRTKTNRKPGTQEPQDDMPQRRSQEKAHLYHRPHCCDAQCAKRPRVEQLTESMKHQVTWIRIDT
- the LOC122458000 gene encoding translation initiation factor IF-2-like isoform X4 produces the protein MARQSPGPCLVAAAAAALRVPLPEPASLPVRACVCVCVCARARARAPGEGPASAAQSPLRGAQPRRPPGPRLCNAAGGPQRPSRGAGVPASPLRCRPRGREPAGGPVLEEKDLEKAGSQKVFWGELKAHLYHRPHCCDAQCAKRPRVEQLTESMKHQVTWIRIDT